The genomic segment CTGGGACGCGCGGATCACGGAGTCGCACGGCCCCGACGCGCTCTGGCTGGCCTGCAGCCACGGCGATGTGATCAAGGCCATCGTGGCCGACGCGATGGGTCTGCACCTCGACCAGTTCCAGCGCATCGTGGCCGACCCGGCCTCGATCAGCGTGATCCGCTACACGCCGACCCGGCCCTTCCTCGTACGGCTGAACGACACGTCCGACCTGGCGTCGCTGATCCCGCCCCCGTCGCAGGACGGCGCCCGCTCCGACGCGGCCGTCGGCGGGGGTGCCGGAGCCGGGGCCTGACTTCCCTCTGTGACTGGTGAGTCACCGCATGTGGATGGGTGTTGCGCCCTCGGCGAACCCGGGCCGATCGGGATGCGCGGGGTGGTCCGGTCGTGGATAGGGTTGTCGGCATGACCCACCAGGTGCACTCGTTCGAGCCGCCGGAGCGGTTCGTCGCCGGGACGGTGGGCGAGCCCGGCGACCGGACGTTCTTCCTCCAGGCGCGTGGCGGCGGCCGGGTCGTCAGCGTCGCGCTGGAGAAGGTCCAGGTGTCGCTGCTCGCCGAGAAGCTCGAGGAGCTGCTGACCGAGGCCAACAAGCGCTTCGGCGTCTCCCTGCCCGAGCTGCCGGTGCTGGCCACGCACGACAACGAGCCGCTCGACACCCCCGTCGACGAGGAGTTCCGGGTCGGCACGCTGGGCCTGGCCTTCGACGTCGACACGAGCACCGTGGTCATCGAGGCGATCGAGGCCGGCGAGACCGAGGTCGAGATCGAGCTGGGCGACGACGAGCCCACCGTCACCGACGAGGACGACGACGAGGACGACGAGCCCGACGACGACCTCGACCGCCTCCGGGTGCGGCT from the Paractinoplanes abujensis genome contains:
- a CDS encoding DUF3090 domain-containing protein, whose translation is MTHQVHSFEPPERFVAGTVGEPGDRTFFLQARGGGRVVSVALEKVQVSLLAEKLEELLTEANKRFGVSLPELPVLATHDNEPLDTPVDEEFRVGTLGLAFDVDTSTVVIEAIEAGETEVEIELGDDEPTVTDEDDDEDDEPDDDLDRLRVRLTPEATRAFIDRARRVVAAGRPPCPLCGQPLDPAGHLCPRHNGYHR